TGCAGCCAGCCCTGACGGCTGGCGTTCGCGATTTCGCCCTTGCCCTTGTAAATAATCTTGGCGTCGGCCACGCGGGTCGACGCGATGCGGTTGTCGGGCGCGATGTCGGCCTGACGGACGAGGCCGCTTATCTGGATAAATTCGTCGCCGCGATTGAGCGTCAGCGCCTTCTCGCCCTTCACCAGCATGGTGCCGTTCGGATAGACCTGCGCCACCGTGACGGTGATCTCGCCGGTCAGCGCGTTGGACTGGCTGGCGGCGCCCTTGCCCGTGAAGCTGTTCTGGCCGCCCATGGCGACATCGCTGGCGGAAAAGGCCTTGGAGAGCACGCCGGTCGTCGGCGGGTTCAGGCCCAGCGATCCGTTGCGGTTGGTGTCGGCGCTGGTGCTCTTGCTCGCCTGGGTGCGTTCGACCAGGACGATGGTGACGACGTCGCCGACGGCTGTGGCCCGCGCGCCGCTGGTCAGCGGGGTATAGCCGATCGATGTCTGGAAGATGGAACCGTTCGCGGGCGGCGCGGCCGGTTGCGCCACGACCGGCGCATAATAATCGCGCTCGGTGTCGCGCTTGGTCTTCTTGGCGGCCCCGACGGGCGAGGCGGCCAGTGCGATCAGCGAGACAGCGGCGATGGTGGCGGGGTACAGGTGCATCATCCAGGCTCAGATATTCTGGTTGACGTACTGGAGCATTTCGTCGGTCGCCTTGATCATCTTCGAATTGACCTCGTAGGCGCGCTGGGTCTCGATCATGTCGACCAGTTCTTCGACGATGTTGACGTTCGACGTTTCCAGATAGCCCGATCGGATGACGCCCCGACCCTCCAGCCCCGCGACGCCGACCTGCGGTACGCCGCTGGCGGCGGTTTCGACCAGCAGGTTGCCGCCGGTCGACTGCAGACCGGCCGGGTTCATGAAGCTGGCCAGTTCGATCTGGCCGAGCTGGCTGGGTTCGCTTTCGCCCTGCAACGTCGCGGACACGGTGCCGTCATTGCCGACCGCGACGGATGTCGCCCCCTGCGGCACGGTGATTTGCGGGATCAGCGGCAGGCCGTCGCTGGTGACGACGGTGCCTTCGGCGGTGACGCTGAAATTGCCGGCGCGGGTATAGGCGATGGAGCCGTCGGGCTGCTGCACCTGGAAATAGCCCGACCCCTCGACCGCCATGTCCAGCACATTGGTGGTCTGGCTGAGCGTGCCCTGGGTGTTGATCTTGCTGGTGCCCTGGAGCGCGACGCCCGAACCGAGGTTGAGGCCGTTGGCGAACCTGTTCTGGCTGT
This genomic stretch from Sphingobium sp. BYY-5 harbors:
- a CDS encoding flagellar basal body L-ring protein FlgH — protein: MHLYPATIAAVSLIALAASPVGAAKKTKRDTERDYYAPVVAQPAAPPANGSIFQTSIGYTPLTSGARATAVGDVVTIVLVERTQASKSTSADTNRNGSLGLNPPTTGVLSKAFSASDVAMGGQNSFTGKGAASQSNALTGEITVTVAQVYPNGTMLVKGEKALTLNRGDEFIQISGLVRQADIAPDNRIASTRVADAKIIYKGKGEIANASRQGWLQRFFSALSPF
- the flgG gene encoding flagellar basal-body rod protein FlgG, with amino-acid sequence MSNAALHVARTGLDAQNTKMRVIANNLANVNTTGFKKDRADFETLAYQQIIQAGTNSDSQNRFANGLNLGSGVALQGTSKINTQGTLSQTTNVLDMAVEGSGYFQVQQPDGSIAYTRAGNFSVTAEGTVVTSDGLPLIPQITVPQGATSVAVGNDGTVSATLQGESEPSQLGQIELASFMNPAGLQSTGGNLLVETAASGVPQVGVAGLEGRGVIRSGYLETSNVNIVEELVDMIETQRAYEVNSKMIKATDEMLQYVNQNI